The genomic region TCCCTTTTCATAGAGGGCTGCCTCATCAGGGGCAAGATAATGTAATAGCCTCAAGAATTCCCCTGCATGGACCCTTTCCTCATCGGCAATGTCCCTCAGAACCTCTATGGCAAGGGGGTCCTCAATGGACTCTGCAAGCTGAATGTAGAGTTGAACTGCTTCATACTCTGCTGCCACCATGAAGCGGATGGCACGTATCAGCTCTTCTTTGGTCAGTTTTCGATCATTGGCCAGCCCAGAGAAAGCAGAACCAAACTCAGGCATGGTTCACCTCCTAATCTTCAGAAATTCTCCAGGATCTCCTTTACCTTCCTGGCTAGTGCATCAGGGGCAAAAGGCTTGGACAGGAAATGGGCGTTATCCTCCATGGGGCCCAGGCCTTGCAAGGCTTCCTCGGTATACCCCGAGATATAAAGCACTCTTGTGCCAGGCCTTCTGGACCTGACTTTCTTGCTCACTTCCTGGCCGCTCAAGCCTGGCATCACC from bacterium harbors:
- a CDS encoding ferritin family protein; this encodes MPEFGSAFSGLANDRKLTKEELIRAIRFMVAAEYEAVQLYIQLAESIEDPLAIEVLRDIADEERVHAGEFLRLLHYLAPDEAALYEKGAREVEEIMDKMKKT
- a CDS encoding response regulator; this encodes MVGTWSGSQTVLVAEDEEMVRKLVCSVLRSKGYTVLEAQDGITACQIEETHKGPIHLLITDMVMPGLSGQEVSKKVRSRRPGTRVLYISGYTEEALQGLGPMEDNAHFLSKPFAPDALARKVKEILENF